The following is a genomic window from Pseudomonas promysalinigenes.
GGACGAGTGCATCGACTGTGCACTGTGCGAGCCTGAGTGCCCGGCCCAGGCGATCTTCTCGGAAGACGAGATCCCCGCTGGCATGGAGAATTTCATCGAGCTCAATGCCGAACTGGCTGAGGTCTGGCCGAACATCACCGAGCGTAAAGAGGCCTTGCCGGACGCCGAAGAGTGGGATGGCAAGCCTGGCAAGATCGCCGACCTGGAGCGCTAAACGCCCAGAGCAAAAAAGGCCCGCAAAGGGCCTTTTTTCGTTTATTACGGGCAAAAAAAAGGGGCGGTTTGACCCGCCCACATTTTTTCCGTAGTCCCTGCTTGTCCCAAACATCGTCCTGATGAAATCGCTTCTTGCGATGTCCTTGGCTCTCTCCCTGAGAACCTGTGCATGTCCGTGTGC
Proteins encoded in this region:
- the fdxA gene encoding ferredoxin FdxA; its protein translation is MTFVVTDNCIKCKYTDCVEVCPVDCFYEGPNFLVIHPDECIDCALCEPECPAQAIFSEDEIPAGMENFIELNAELAEVWPNITERKEALPDAEEWDGKPGKIADLER